The proteins below come from a single Alnus glutinosa chromosome 9, dhAlnGlut1.1, whole genome shotgun sequence genomic window:
- the LOC133878525 gene encoding L-ascorbate oxidase homolog, whose translation MGDVTLLLLLCLSATAFVHGEDPYLFFRWNVTYGTISPLGVPQQAILINGQFPGPNINSTTNNNIVLNVFNNIDEPFLLTWSGIQNRKNSWQDGVLGTMCPIQPGTNYTYHFQVKDQIGSYIYYPTTNMHRVAGAFGGLRVNSRLLIPIPYADPEDDYTVLIGDWYTKSHSTLKKFLDSGRSLGRPNGVLINGKSTKGDGKDKPLFTMKAGKTYKYRICNVGVKNSLNFRIQGHAMKLVEMEGSHTVQNTYQSLDVHVGQCFSVLVTANQNPKDYYVVASTRFTKSVLSSKGIIRYIGGKGPASPEIPEAPAGWAWSLNQFRTFRWNLTSSAARPNPQGSFHYGAINITRTIKLVNSASKVDGKLRYAVNGISHIDPPTPLKLVEYYGIVDKVFKYDTIPDDPQARGAPKVISAPVVLNMTFRNFIEIIFENHEKSIQSWHLDGYSFFAVAIEPGRWTPECRRNYNLLDAVSRHTVQVFPKSWAAVLLTTDNAGMWNIRSEIAERRYLGQQLYASVLSPARSLRDEYNIPDNALLCGLVKDLPQPPPYSI comes from the exons atgggagatgtgACACTTTTGTTGCTTTTGTGCCTTTCTGCTACGGCATTTGTCCATGGTGAAGACCCTTACCTCTTTTTCAGATGGAATGTCACCTATGGAACCATTTCTCCGCTTGGAGTCCCCCAACAAGCCATTCTCATCAACGGTCAATTTCCCGGACCTAACATTAACTCCACCACTAACAACAACATTGTCCTTAATGTCTTCAACAACATTGACGAGCCATTCCTGTTGACATG GAGCGGCATCCAGAATAGGAAGAACTCGTGGCAGGATGGAGTGCTTGGAACCATGTGCCCGATTCAACCTGGGACGAACTACACCTATCACTTCCAAGTCAAGGACCAAATTGGAAGCTACATCTACTACCCCACCACCAACATGCATAGGGTAGCTGGTGCCTTCGGTGGCCTGCGCGTGAACAGCCGTTTGCTCATTCCTATCCCGTATGCTGATCCTGAAGATGACTACACCGTCCTTATTGGCGATTGGTACACTAAGAGCCACTCCACGCTCAAGAAATTCTTGGATAGTGGTCGCTCCCTTGGTAGGCCAAACGGTGTCCTCATCAATGGCAAATCTACCAAGGGCGACGGCAAGGATAAGCCTTTGTTCACCATGAAGGCTGGCAAAACCTACAAATACAGGATCTGCAATGTTGGGGTTAAGAATTCCCTCAACTTCAGAATCCAAGGCCACGCCATGAAACTGGTTGAGATGGAGGGCTCTCACACAGTCCAAAACACATACCAATCCCTTGACGTGCACGTAGGGCAATGTTTCTCAGTTCTTGTCACTGCTAACCAAAATCCCAAGGACTACTACGTGGTGGCCTCCACTCGGTTCACCAAGAGCGTGCTTAGCAGTAAGGGTATTATACGTTACATTGGCGGAAAGGGCCCGGCCTCACCTGAGATCCCTGAGGCCCCTGCCGGTTGGGCCTGGTCCCTCAACCAATTCCGAACATTCCGTTGGAATCTCACTTCCAGTGCTGCCAGGCCCAACCCTCAGGGCTCTTTCCATTACGGTGCCATTAACATTACCCGCACTATCAAGCTCGTGAACTCCGCCAGCAAGGTTGACGGCAAGCTTCGTTATGCTGTCAATGGCATCTCCCACATCGACCCTCCCACCCCACTGAAGCTGGTCGAGTACTATGGAATTGTGGACAAGGTTTTCAAATACGATACCATCCCTGATGACCCTCAAGCTAGAGGTGCACCCAAAGTCATTTCGGCACCGGTTGTGCTGAACATGACTTTTCGTAACTTTATCGAGATCATCTTTGAGAACCATGAGAAGAGCATCCAATCATGGCATTTGGATGGATACTCCTTCTTCGCAGTTGC cATTGAGCCTGGGAGGTGGACCCCAGAATGCCGAAGGAATTACAATCTTCTCGACGCTGTAAGCAGGCACACAGTCCAGGTCTTTCCTAAATCGTGGGCAGCGGTCCTGTTGACAACCGATAATGCCGGAATGTGGAACATAAGGTCCGAGATAGCGGAGAGGCGCTACCTCGGACAACAGCTCTATGCTAGCGTTCTCTCTCCTGCACGCTCGCTCAGGGACGAGTACAACATTCCAGACAATGCCTTGCTTTGTGGCCTTGTCAAAGACTTGCCCCAGCCCCCACCATACAGCATCTAA